The sequence aatttgTGGGATGGGTTGGGGCAAAGGAGTTGGGTGAAAGCAATATGTGAAGTCATGATTATTGGAGTTGAACCATGTGATCTTGTAACATGATTGGGGCAAAGTTTATGGATCGCTGCTAGATCAGTTAGAACACAAATTGTAGTTATTCTAGTAATAGGagaatacatataaaaataattgataccCTCTATTTGTGTAAAATCCTTTGCAACCAGCATAGCTTTAAATCTATTAATACTATCATCAtgtctcaatttctttttaaaaattcacTTACATCCAATGGTTTTTACATTCAGGAAAAAGATCACATAAGTTCTAGGTGCCATTAGTCTTAAGTCCATCGCATTATTTACTGTTTCTTTCTAGAAAACAGAATCAATGAAAAGCATGGCATCCTTGAAAGTCAACATGTCTTCctcaatagaaaaagtataaAAGTCATGTCCAATTTCTTActcattttcctcttccaagTTCATTTTCTCATCCAGATGAACTCTCAAGATTAGATATAATGGTAGGTTGACTACTGGTGGAAGGAAAACTTACTGTAGGTAAAGATctttctactttattttttaaaagaaatagatcTTCGAAAAATCTTGCATCCCTAGACTCCATGATGGTGTTAGGATTAATATCTTGGATTTctgatttgataataaaaaaacttatatgcAGAACTATGTCTAGCATATCCAATGAATACTGCATCTACTGTGTTGAGACCtagtttcattttcttaattcttgGAATATTAACCTTTACAAGACAATCCCAAACACTAAAGAAGTTAATATTGAGTATTCTACTATTTCAGAGTTCATACGATGTCTTGTCAGATCCCTTGAATGGTACtctattcaaaataaaataatatgcaaaTATTGCTTCCCCACACCATTGCTCAGGTAGGCTAGAACTAGAGAGCATGCATTTGACCATATCtatcaagattttattttttctttgagaaaaacTATTGGATTGAGGAGAATATGGAGTTGTTTccttatgtataataatattctcCTCACAGTATTGAACCAATTGATTAGAGAGATATTCAACTTCTTTATCAGACCTTATAATTTTAATCTTTCTCTCACATTGGTTTTCAACCTCAGTTTTATAGACTACAAATTTACGAAAAGAttcatcttttgttttcatcaagtaaacataataaattttggacatatcatctataaaagtaatgaagtatttattattatttttagaagagACACCATTAAATAGAAATCATCATTATAAACTAATTCAAGTAGTAATGAATTTCTTATAACAGATTTAAATGGCTTTCTAGGCTGTTTCGATTGaatacatattaaatatttttcatccaaaTCAATAGGAACTTTAAGAATAATCTTTGAATCTGTCACTCTTTTAACATTATGATAATTAACATGACCTAATCTAGCATGCCATATTGAAGAGAAACATgtgaaaaatgtaaatttattattagaatcaaatttgaatacTACATTGTTTTGAACATTTGTTACAAACAAACCATCACTCATATAACTTTTCCTCACAAATGACCCATATTTagttacaataattttattgaattgaAATAGCAATGTGTAGCCTGCCCCACTAAGTAAAGATCCTCTAATTAAGTTCTTCATCGCCTCTGGCACGTAAAACACTTCTTCTAATGGAAGAATATTTCCAAACATTAGTTTGAGTTCAATTTTTCCTACTCCAAATACTTTGTGTAGAGGTGGAGTTACCCATCGTCACTTTCATGTGCCTTGTATCctgatatgttgaaaaaatattacgtTTTGAAGTGACATGTACATTGGCCCCTATATCTACCATCCAATCAGTAACAACCAGATAAACTTGGGGACTTATAATGGTTACATACTATTCATCAGTTCCAACGGAGTTGGTCCCGTAAAGAACCATATGAGCTTGTGGGTTAGGCAATCTTGGACGTTGTTTGTTGCcttgttttttctcttcttatagCGACAATTTTTGGCCAAGTGACCCAGTTTGTTACAGTTAAAATAAATGAGTCTCTTGTCATCTTTGTTGACATAGGACTTTGGTTTCAAATTATTCTCATAACTAGTTTGAGCCTTATCGAATTTGGACTTTTGGTGTAATGAGTTCTTATGTGTTCTGTGGCCTTATACAATATTTGCTTTAGACTGAAAATCAAAAATCAATGGTGGGATATGATCATTTTTCAAGTGTTGTTATTGGATCCTGATGGCAGATTTTAAGGTTTGTATGGTCATATCTTCAGTCTTATGTTTAAGAGATATGTCAAAATTCTTCCATGAAGGAGGCAACTTGTCTATTGTACAAGCAACTTGGAGACGCCCAGTAATACCCATTCCCTGTTGGCTCAATTCATGGTAAATGCTAGATAACTCATGGGCTTACTCTACCACAGATTTAAAATCATCCATCTTAAAGCCAAGAAATTGGCTTGAGGTGTACTTATCCATTTCGCATCTTGTACAccatatttattatcaaaagaggtaactatttttatttaaaacatagaaaatttggaaaaataaattggcggtgaagttttgaagtttaaaaatCATGAAACAACTTTTGAGATAATTAACTATGTTGATCTTGTTGGagttgaggattttttttcaaattctccaatgcaaaatatttttatttggatttgagATGTGGGAAAGAAGCTTAATTTTGGAGGATAAGatgttcaatattattttaccTTGACCCGATCAAATCAATTTTAGTTTTTCCATGATCATTGAGACGatacaacaaaaagaaagaaagtttgGTCTAATTGGACATCCAAAAGATCGAGGGAATAAAGTTTAGAATTTGAGGACGAATGCTCTACAACCTGGTGAGAATGATGCAAACCCAAATTGATATGGGGTATCGATCACTTATTTCCCCCCAAATCACTTCAGAATAATATCAGTTATTTTCTCCCAAATCATTTATTTACGCTCATTCTTGCCttgttaataaatatttgatttcattttttgaaagtGATTATGATTTCGATTTTGACCAAATTTCTTGTaggattcttgtttatttatgtatttaattttcatacaataatttaaatcatcataatttcaaattttacaacTATTTAAGTCCAGCTTGTGggctttataaaaataatttcgaattttattattaatcaataattttcagAGTTTTCTCTGTATTTTTAGGCGAATCTCTTGCTTTCTCTATGTTGATTATCTATTGAAACTAACCGTCATAATTAATCAAAATTGTATTTGGCTTTAGACTTCGAGGTCCGGCATAGATGGTTTCTCTGATACTTGAGCTCAAGAGcagattttggaaaatggtgTTATTGTTACTCGGGTGGGAAAGATACAATCAAGAtaacaaacaacaacaaaatttgTGGGACAGATCGAGGCAAAGTGGTTGGGTGAAAGCAATTTGTGAAGTCATGAACAGGGGAGTgaaccatgtgatcttgaatTGCTTTGCTTATTCGATCAGTATCATTTACGCTATAAATGCCAACTcaaaaagaggaagagagatgagTGTAAAGGAAGCTGCATTAATTATGGCGGaattatttttactttcctACTTCACAATTCACACACATACAGAAGATGGTGGGAAAAAGAGAATTGTTTTACTAGAATAGAATAGAGTACAAAGTCTGAAGACGGATGCTCGGAGACGACAATGAATTACTGAATTAGTTTTGGGTTgctttctactttttttttctcttttaataaaatgacaacGTGGCTGCTATATGGCAGTGCGAGGTCAAGAGGACAAAAGCAGCTGTAAAATAGCCACGCGCGTAGCTTTACTCaactaattttttgaaatactcataataatattttatttaattgaaagattGTAACAAAATTTTCCTTACACGGACAGTAGTTGCAAAAGAAGCAGAAGCCACTTTTTCTCAAGAGTAAAAACTTTGCACAAACATGAAAATCATAAGCTGTCTCTGTTTTCAGCTCCACGCTTGCTAATTAGAGTCAATGATTAGGTGCAAGTCACTTGAACTTGAAGAAGCTGTCTCACTCTCTGACGGAGAAGGATTAATAGGCAAGGGCATTTGCATGTAAAATAAACGCCATTCTTCAATGCTTGCCATTTGACAGGGATCTAAATCGGGAAACGAAACATTTTCTTGAAGTTTCAGAATCTTTTGTGCTTTACCAAGAATGTCAACTGCATGCCTCACGCTGTCTTCCCTATCTTCAATGGCGCTGTTCAAACACTTAATGGATATAAAACGTTGTATGTTAGTGAGGCAAGCACCCAGTACATCAGAGATCATGACAACTACTGTTTCAAATAGTTTGTTACCCATCTGGGCATTTTCGCCTTGTCTCTTTAGCAGCATAGTTTGAGTTATCCTATACATGGAATTGGCGGCCAATATCTTGATTGGCCATTTCGAAGGACCGTGCTTCAAACATTGTGGCGTGTGATTCTTGTGGAACTCCAAAAGCTTGTTCTTTGCATTATCTGAAAGTTTTTGAAGTGTTTCCTGTTGGGTTTTTCCTTGAAGGGATAGTTTATGGAGATCAACATCCAGCCACTTGCGATAGAGTTCCACTCGTACCCACAACCCCTCTGCTACCCTCCTGATGTTGAGCAATTCTTCTCTTGTGTCCAGGTTGTTTTCTAAAAGTCTTATATACGTCAGACCCTCGTTCACACTACATAGTAATTCTTCAACTAATGTAGGACTGATGTTTGGAAGTGCTGCTGCAATACATGTTAGTGTCACCACTGGAAGAGCCCAACAGTTTGGCGGTTCTTCAGTTTCTAAAGAAGGAACTTGGTTACTGTCAAACTCCACCACTCCCTTGAATCCATCTGTAGAGTTCTTCAATAGTGTGATGAGGTATTTAGGTCCTCTCTTTTCCGCCTTCCGAAACCAATAATCAGTAGGGCCCCAattatatttcttcatcatctcAACCAATGCCTCCTCGCCTTCGAGATCCAAGACAAAACGGCTTAGATCCAGCTTTATGCAAGGCTGTGAACCTGAAACTGATTCAATGTCTGCAACACTCTTGAATATAAACTTCTTCTTCAAACCTTGGTAGCAGTGGCAGCAGTACAAGATCCAGCTTACAAATAAAGTGGAAATGAGGCGAATCCCCTTGCTCATTAAGACAAGTCCAATCTGCACTCCGATACacaagtttaagaaaagatctTTTGCATCATGAACAAGTTTCCTGCACTGCTTGTTACGAACACGTATGAAAGTTAATGGGCTCTCTTTCATCTCTACTAAGCTCTGAATCCAGTAGTTCTCCACTGTAAACCCTTTTCTGCCAGTTTGATTTCCTCTGTTAGGGCATGAGAAATTGATGGCCATGAACCATCTACATGCTGGACCAATAGTACCGACTACTACTGCAGTCGTCTGAGTAGCAAGAACTAAAGTGGTCGACCACTTATAATCAGACTCTCCGCTGCAAAATTTAAATGACCATGGCATAAGCTGGGATCTAAGCATAGCTTGTGCTAAAGTTGCGAGGCTCAGAAGACAGAATGCTCCAGAAGCTGTGCATGTCACGGAACGCCCCACCACAAACTGGGGGCTGCCCGTATGAGCCATCATCCAATATTTCATGAGATcttctctaagtttgtcaacaACCGGTTTCCCAGTTTGATTCAAGCCTTCTTTGAGAGCTAATTGGTGCTTTTTATTGTACTTAAGCTCCAAATACTGCTTAGTGTTTGGAACAGTCAAGGCAGAAAAACTCAAGAGAAGAAGCAAAACAAGCATATTAAACAGGATGAAAGCATGTTCTTTCCAGAAAACATAGATTACTCCGGTGGCTAGTTGGATGCAAATATTCACAATAACAGTGATAACAAGTATTCCTAATGCCAGAATGTTGGTGAACATTTCCTTGTTCTGCATGGTGCCAAGGGAAGGCATAGAATTACTCATTACCGTACAAATGAAGACAGTGTTGCTGAGCTTTGCAAGCTGATCCTGCCGGCTAGGCATCGAGGTATTCAAATCCACCGAGAGTTTGATTGCCACAGCTAACAAGGTGAGGGAAGTAGCGTTGAGACAGGAGAACTTGCAAGGGAACCAGAACTTCCGGTAGCGGATCCCTTGGATGACATCCGCAGTCATGGAGATGAGGAAGGCCAGGGACGCTACTGCAGCATAGAGGCCCATCCATGGCATTGGCTGGCTGAACTTTGTGTCAACCAGGTTCCCATCAATGTTGCATTCGAGCTtccccatcttcttcttcttctgtttccCCGTTGGGCGAGAGGCCGCTTTGAACCAGTTGTAGCACGTACTTCTCTAATTTAATTATCTGGTGCATGACCGATCGATCTTGAATACTATGTCTTTCTTATTCGACTTTTGCTCCATATATTATCGTCGAATGCGcgttcttcttcttgtttaaTGGACCAAGAGTACTTGAAGTTGACGAGAAGATTCGATCGGTCGGCTCCAAGGATTCGATTGCTCATATCTATAGTACTGtctttgtatttattatatatgatcgTCTCCACctttaatatttagtaattttaaGGGACACTGGTTGTGGAGTGGGTGTTACCTAGTGACATCGATACccaaattttatttagtttataattCGTGACATCCGTACGTAAACCGCGTGACCCAATTTGgcttaaaaaatagattatgaTTGGGATGATTATGATAGATTTCCAAGAAATTTCTATCAGCAGAATCAATGCCTAagtttgatttcttttatgaCTGCTAGTGCTAACCGAGTAATCGATGCCTTCCCGTCTGAATTTATGGATTCCATACGGCCATGCAGCCGCGTGAGCTAGGCTGAGATGACGTATCGTTTGGGATATCTAGTTTCTTAAAGCTTTTACGGCCAGAACTAACTGGCTAGCAGCTTCCACCAATATCGAACCTTTAAAAGATAATATCCACGAAGTTTTAATACTTATCCTAGCTGAGTGTTGAAATCTTTAATCAGACCGATGACCGATGTCCCTATGATTCCATTCATGCTAGTACTTTTATTTGTCCTCAtttgctatgtatttttttaaaatattttagattatataAATGTAAACTTGCTTTTAGTACTACACTATTAGATctctctatgtttttttttttttttttgatacagTCTATGTTTGGTTTCTCATACTCAAGTATCATTTGAATCTTCATAATAATCGCAATATCGCctagtataatttattttacaattctatattttttaatgaattcgGTTTCTAAGTTAAATTCACAGTAAAATAGGTCGTAATCtaattgagtaatgatatataagcgtataataattttgatttttgggGTACTGAATAACATATATGGGACCAATtgattgatcataaattaaagATTACAAAACGAAACGAAAattaaacattatatatattagtattgtttgatcatatatatatatatattagtattgtttgATCATAGAgtattcatattataatttataaattataacataaaatgttaatcttaaatatgaacatttataatttatttgatcatatgttattaatataaatcactatactaaataattacatataaaataatgatatagtaatactaatactaaattactatactaatactatcactatatattataaattactatactaatactatcactataatactatcaataatatagttataataaattaaactcactataacaattaacaaatactaatataacaattaaccaactcactatagctatagttataatctaatatagactatagttatacttatactaatatagttatactaaatcactataactaatgttaatatatagctatactaatagtctaatattaatactattatatattccaatatattatataactaatactaatatatatactaatactaatatatagatatactaatagtctaatattaatactattatatagtctaatatattatataactaatactaatatatatactaatactaatagtctaatatagactatagttatatttatactaatatagttatactaaatcactaaaactaaaactaatatcattataatatatgtataatagactaatagtatagttaacttaatatgttagtattaaGTTCAATATAAGTCtagaactatatataatatggatatCACTATTAATATTGGTATAGTGTATAGTTATTTAGTACAAagtaattacaaatattaatgtaattaactaaatgtaatcatatacaaaatgtaagaactaaaaattttaatatattgacaATTAAGATAGattcataatattaatacattgacatactctaagttagtaacataTTAGGAATTAacaacataaatataattataattaattattttttaatcacttaattaaataatccaTATTGAATAGtctacttaattttaattttagtaatttaaataattttttaattaaattatgtgcCAGAAAGAAAAAAGCATAACATTATACCACATTTGCCAAACACAAAAGGGTGCCGTTTAGTATAAAACTGGACCTAAATGgcgcagtttttttttttaaattttaaataaaccGTTTGTTGAAACAACGCCGTTTTAATGTTAGTTTTCACATCGTTTCATGcaactcagttttttttttttaaaaaaataaaccgtCTGTtgaaacggcatcgtttcaATGTTAGTTTTCAGCCCCCCAACCCAAAATCCCTCAGTTTTCACTTTCAGTCTTTCACTTTCCAACCCCTTTCCCGAATGGCGAAAACCCTAGCCCTCCCTCCATCACATCCCCCCTCTCCAACCCCTCTGACACCTCCATGACTACGTCGAAGTTCTCTTCATTCCCTCCGTAGCGTCTTTTCGCTGATTATCGATTGGtactgtctctctctctttggttTTTAATCTCTTGAGTTTTGATGGTGTTGATTCTAGTTTTGAATCGCTGTTGTTTGTTGGTCCTTTTGTGGTTTCTGATGTGTTTTGGAATTGGGATGTGGGTATGCTCCTGCCTCCAGTAGATTTAattgattttcttgattttattgATCAGAAATTTCGTGTGCATCCCGCACAAAGTATGTACTATCATTGATTTTATTGATCTATAATGCTCCTGCAAATGAATGTGTTTACTGCAAATGAATGATTCTGAATAgatgatatttgtgatattagcGTTTTTAAATCCGAAATTTAAgctttttgtgattgtgtttgtgattgtatttgtgttattaggattttgtgattgggtttttgaaatttttctaTTGGAATAACATTTGTCACTTTGTCCTGTTTATCAATTGGGCCTGAGAATTTGAATAAACTGTGAAggctcaacaaaaataaataaaaataaaaataaggctTACATTATTGTAGTGCAGTTAGtgagtttttaaataaaaataaggctCAAGTCAAGTTAATACTCTATGATTTCAGTGCagcaaacattatttttattaattataacagcttttattaattttatttttgttactacaGAATCACAAATGGatctttcaaatgaaatcgaAACACCTGGCGATTGTCAACCTTCAATGGAAATTATCATGAAATCAACATCGACTAATGATCTATTTTCTCCAAAATCTAATGTAAGAAAGTCATCTACTGATAGGAAAAGATCTGTAGTTTGGgattattttggaataaaagtataaaacagattttttgaagcagtttttttttattaacagatttttaatgacaaacttacattttaaaaaatcaaaaaactgAACCGGAGaagaaaccggtaaaac comes from Juglans microcarpa x Juglans regia isolate MS1-56 chromosome 8S, Jm3101_v1.0, whole genome shotgun sequence and encodes:
- the LOC121244813 gene encoding uncharacterized protein LOC121244813, with the translated sequence MGKLECNIDGNLVDTKFSQPMPWMGLYAAVASLAFLISMTADVIQGIRYRKFWFPCKFSCLNATSLTLLAVAIKLSVDLNTSMPSRQDQLAKLSNTVFICTVMSNSMPSLGTMQNKEMFTNILALGILVITVIVNICIQLATGVIYVFWKEHAFILFNMLVLLLLLSFSALTVPNTKQYLELKYNKKHQLALKEGLNQTGKPVVDKLREDLMKYWMMAHTGSPQFVVGRSVTCTASGAFCLLSLATLAQAMLRSQLMPWSFKFCSGESDYKWSTTLVLATQTTAVVVGTIGPACRWFMAINFSCPNRGNQTGRKGFTVENYWIQSLVEMKESPLTFIRVRNKQCRKLVHDAKDLFLNLCIGVQIGLVLMSKGIRLISTLFVSWILYCCHCYQGLKKKFIFKSVADIESVSGSQPCIKLDLSRFVLDLEGEEALVEMMKKYNWGPTDYWFRKAEKRGPKYLITLLKNSTDGFKGVVEFDSNQVPSLETEEPPNCWALPVVTLTCIAAALPNISPTLVEELLCSVNEGLTYIRLLENNLDTREELLNIRRVAEGLWVRVELYRKWLDVDLHKLSLQGKTQQETLQKLSDNAKNKLLEFHKNHTPQCLKHGPSKWPIKILAANSMYRITQTMLLKRQGENAQMGNKLFETVVVMISDVLGACLTNIQRFISIKCLNSAIEDREDSVRHAVDILGKAQKILKLQENVSFPDLDPCQMASIEEWRLFYMQMPLPINPSPSESETASSSSSDLHLIIDSN